Proteins from one Podospora pseudoanserina strain CBS 124.78 chromosome 1, whole genome shotgun sequence genomic window:
- a CDS encoding hypothetical protein (EggNog:ENOG503PRN0) translates to MAHHTKRSHNNRLVVNGTAIVNHPSSTGVTDATLAQQTASFSHTLLARRTSSFCNKSKATTTNSYIKTSAKALIPLLSSLSSIAAAHTTNIKKSRLSSGPQTLSSATTKFLYKRLRKHDRATSSYFQKRKQWKRTHRRVAVRIMTSPGQPGLPAAYEPLSDEETVNQPISSSANSSRSTSPSDSSSSRQQSESVTSVSSFASSQKSTDGKSEEVEEKERVKTKVEIKVEAASISTQATEAAANTTSDTRTNPAKRKHEETGDDPTPQPKKVVKSIRLVIKKPTVAISPPPSAIGAATEEPALMSGARASPPPPMATPVAKPTTKIILKRPSSSVAPPVMTPAVGNNGNHGETAKQKKLNKGKRKLIEQEDDDDEETIPAPKKARYTKNTYQGPDKPLQKMEYFERRRHEMLADPLGYDDLVRDTNKQPDAYTRKKFLRWEKHYRHPKPEKFEMSGALNPPDMTSALAGTPKKKGGESLSRNARKRAHRKRAEEEANALRREKSRERPTSGGETEGEEKLTGKGKGVARIGQGKDGSYYKQQQQRMKSTGRQYNGGSDY, encoded by the exons ATGGCGCATCACACCAAGCGCTCTCACAACAATAGACTTGTTGTCAATGGCACTGCCATTGTCAACCACCCATCATCGACGGGTGTTACTGATGCCACGCTTGCCCAACAAACTGCCTCCTTTTCTCACACCCTACTTGCTCGCAGAACCAGTTCATTCTGCAACAAGTCGaaagcaacaaccaccaactcGTACATCAAAACATCTGCCAAAGCACTTATTCCTCTTCTATCTTCTTTGTCCTCAATAGCTGCTGCTCACACGACCAATATCAAAAAGTCCCGACTTTCATCTGGGCCCCAGACCTTGTCTTCTGCGACCACTAAGTTCCTGTACAAGAGACTCCGCAAGCACGATCGCGCGACCTCCTCCTATTTTCAGAAAAGAAAGCAGTGGAAGCGCACTCACCGCCGTGTTGCTGTCAGAATAATGACTTCTCCTGGCCAACCCGGCCTCCCTGCGGCCTATGAGCCTTTGTCAGATGAAGAGACGGTCAACCAGCCTATTTCAAGCAGCGCCAATTCTTCCAGGAGCACCTCGCCTTCGGATAGCAGCAGTAGTCGCCAGCAATCAGAGTCTGTCACCTCAGTGTCTAGCTTTGCGTCTTCGCAAAAGAGTACCGATGGCAAGTCtgaggaggtagaggagaaggaaagagtCAAAACCAAAGTCGAAATTAAGGTTGAGGCTGCCAGCATCAGCACTCAAGCCACCGAGGCAGCTGCCAACACTACCAGCGACACCAGAACCAACCCGGCCAAGAGGAAACATGAAGAGACTGGGGATGACCCGACGCCTCAGCCGAAGAAGGTTGTGAAGTCAATCAGGCTGGTTATTAAGAAACCCACTGTCGCTAtctcgccgccgccctccgcgATAGGCGCCGCCACCGAGGAGCCCGCTCTAATGTCTGGAGCTCGGGCtagcccaccacctcccatgGCAACTCCTGTCGCTAAGCCTACCACCAAAATCATCCTCAAGCGGCCTTCTTCCAGCGTTGCCCCCCCAGTCATGACCCCAGCCGTTGGCAATAACGGGAATCACGGGGAAACGGCCAAGCAGAAGAAGTTGAATAAGGGGAAGCGCAAGCTCATCGAacaagaggatgatgatgacgaagagaCCATTCCCGCCCCAAAGAAGGCCAGATACACCAAAAACACCTACCAGGGTCCAGACAAGCCCTTGCAAAAGATGGAGTATTTTGAGCGCCGTCGTCACGAAATGCTTGCTGATCCTCTTGGGTATGACGACCTCGTTCGGGACACGAATAAGCAGCCTGATGCCTACACCCGAAAAAAGTTCTTGCGATGGGAGAAGCATTACCGACACCCCAAGCCTGAGAAGTTTGAGATGAGCGGTGCGCTCAATCCGCCAGACATGACTTCTGCACTTGCTGGCacccccaagaagaaggggggagagagcCTCTCCAGGAATGCCCGGAAGCGCGCTCACAGGAAGagagctgaggaggaagccaaTGCTTTGCGTCGGGAGAAGTCACGGGAAAGGCCCACATCTGGCGGGGAGacagagggcgaggagaagctcactgggaagggaaaaggggtCGCCAGGATTGGGCAGGGCAAAGACGGCA GTTATTacaagcaacaacaacagcgcaTGAAGAGCACCGGTAGACAATACAATGGCGGTTCAGATTATTGA
- a CDS encoding hypothetical protein (COG:S; EggNog:ENOG503P6CM), which yields MSLSKPSLPLIKTSTLLLTAFTTGLSLTFSTLITPLLLTSPTPLMLQQWKKVFLTGKSHMPPLSILSAIGFFYLAAKSPAHRNLWTTAGGLSVGVIPYTLALMMGTNNALLKREEDLTARVTTSGAVVVSESEEKGAKELVDWWGVLNLGRTGMLLGALGVGAWTSLH from the coding sequence ATGTCCCTCTCCAaaccttccctccccctcatcaaaacatccaccctcctcctaacAGCCTTCACAAccggcctctccctcaccttctccacccTCATTACCCCCTTGCTGCttacctccccaaccccgctCATGCTCcagcagtggaagaaggtgtTCCTAACGGGTAAATCCCACATGCCGCCTTTGTCCATCCTCTCGGCGATCGGGTTTTTCTACCTTGCTGCAAAGTCACCTGCTCATCGAAACCTCTGGACGACAGCTGGAGGTTTGAGCGTGGGGGTTATTCCTTATACCTTGGCTCTGATGATGGGAACTAATAACGCGCTGctgaagagagaggaggatcTGACTGCGAGGGTGACGACGAGTggtgcggtggtggtgagtgagagtgaggagaagggagcgaaggagctggtggattggtggggggtgttgaatCTGGGAAGGACGGGGATGCTATTGGGGGCTTTGGGGGTCGGGGCTTGGACTTCATTGCATTAA
- a CDS encoding hypothetical protein (EggNog:ENOG503PR32) — MVGLVVILAGGIGGGHAGVLAASHQPRYANPGWQSITSQSEPTTTIPRKSNTSETMATVTSSGVIPSSTVPSNLRVGTVATDGGCPELNGTIYTPREGNGKPYSNASFMKLCSTDFSDVILSYRSHDILRVRVESLDQCIQICAEYNLSYRVALAEMFLPQGIVFIKLRRW, encoded by the exons ATGGtcgggttggtggtgatactGGCAGGCGGAATTGGAGGCGGTCATGCTGGAGTGCTGGCGGCGAGTCATCAACCAAGGTATGCAAACCCCGGCTGGCAAAGCAT CACATCGCAAtcagaaccaacaaccacgatACCCCGCAAAAGCAACACAAGTGAAACTATGGCAACAGTAACATCAAGTGGTGTAATCCCATCTAGTACAGTTCCCAGCAATCTCAGGGTCGGTACTGTGGCTACAGACGGCGGCTGCCCAGAGCTTAACGGAACGATATATACACCTCGCGAGGGTAACGGGAAGCCCTATTCAAACGCAAGCTTTATGAAGTTGTGCTCAACAGACTTTTCCGATGTGATCCTATCTTATCGGTCACACGACATTTTGCGAGTCCGCGTGGAGAGCCTGGACCAGTGCATCCAGATTTGCGCCGAGTACAATCTTTCATACCGTGTTGCGTTGGCTGAAATGTTCCTACCCCAGGGGATAGTCTTTATCAAGCTGCGTCGTTGGTGA